A window of the Deltaproteobacteria bacterium genome harbors these coding sequences:
- a CDS encoding DsbA family protein — protein sequence MKQITRVCVALLVVAGMTGCVSRAEMDELKKNQEKILTKLDAVAKAGPAARKQPQRRAGPDAGKTYGFPVKKDHNIMGSDDAWVTIVEISEFQCPFCKRVGPTLKQVKDKYGKDVRVAFNHNPLSFHKRAMPAAMGSECAGEQGKFWEYHDLMFENQKQLEDANLKDYATKSGVDVAKWEACYKSNKYQSKILGEQKLAAKFGARGTPAFFVNGRFLSGAQPFPAFEKLIDEELKKAKASGVARGDYYAKNIVAKGAQKL from the coding sequence ATGAAGCAAATTACACGCGTATGTGTTGCGTTGCTGGTAGTAGCTGGAATGACTGGCTGTGTATCACGCGCTGAAATGGACGAATTGAAAAAAAATCAGGAAAAAATCCTGACGAAACTTGATGCAGTAGCCAAGGCTGGCCCAGCTGCTCGTAAGCAGCCTCAGCGTCGTGCTGGCCCGGATGCAGGAAAGACTTATGGTTTTCCTGTTAAGAAGGACCACAACATAATGGGAAGTGATGATGCATGGGTAACCATCGTTGAAATCAGTGAATTCCAGTGCCCCTTCTGCAAGCGCGTAGGACCTACCCTCAAGCAGGTCAAGGACAAGTACGGCAAAGACGTTCGTGTAGCGTTCAACCACAACCCACTTAGTTTCCACAAGCGTGCAATGCCCGCTGCTATGGGCTCCGAGTGTGCTGGTGAGCAGGGCAAGTTCTGGGAATATCACGACCTGATGTTCGAAAACCAGAAGCAGCTCGAGGATGCGAATCTTAAGGATTACGCAACGAAGTCCGGCGTTGACGTAGCTAAGTGGGAAGCTTGCTACAAGTCGAACAAGTACCAGAGCAAAATTCTTGGTGAGCAGAAGCTCGCTGCGAAATTTGGTGCACGTGGAACGCCTGCGTTCTTCGTAAACGGCCGCTTCCTAAGCGGTGCTCAGCCTTTCCCTGCTTTCGAAAAGCTCATCGACGAAGAGCTTAAGAAGGCCAAGGCAAGCGGCGTTGCTCGCGGCGATTACTACGCTAAGAACATCGTTGCTAAGGGTGCTCAGAAGCTTTAA
- a CDS encoding glycosyltransferase — MRREDGARGLGSYLGMTARGVVKSIRERDYDLVHGHYIGVASGVAWTMAQLLRVPLILTAHGSDVESAQAPATRLIQKQIYRQCSGLHFVSESLRARAEHLLGSWPAPTLVAPTGVDLGIFSPEGLKHSARQRRQRILMVGQTVEHKGWQEGIQALALLRQSGVDVELVALGGPRTDWLKSMAERAGVSEALVCEGQVLLSDLPAYYRGADAVVVASHREGFGLVGLEAMACGVPVVSTGVGGMKSYTTDGVNALVAKVKDPASLTEKLKCVLNDKAMHKALVAGGLETAQRFSVESSARKVAAFYETVLGLRSGT; from the coding sequence GTGCGACGTGAAGACGGTGCCCGGGGGCTTGGCTCCTATTTGGGAATGACGGCGCGCGGGGTCGTAAAAAGTATTCGAGAACGCGACTACGATTTGGTTCATGGACATTATATTGGCGTGGCATCAGGAGTGGCCTGGACGATGGCGCAGCTGCTTCGCGTGCCATTGATTCTAACGGCCCATGGTAGCGATGTTGAGTCCGCGCAAGCACCCGCAACCCGATTGATTCAAAAGCAAATCTATCGCCAATGCAGCGGATTACACTTCGTAAGTGAGTCTCTGCGAGCACGTGCGGAGCACTTACTCGGAAGTTGGCCTGCACCCACGTTGGTAGCGCCTACAGGTGTCGACCTCGGCATTTTTTCACCAGAAGGTCTCAAGCACTCTGCACGCCAGCGCCGTCAGAGAATTTTGATGGTAGGGCAAACCGTGGAGCACAAGGGTTGGCAAGAGGGGATTCAGGCTCTGGCTTTATTAAGACAGTCGGGCGTTGACGTGGAATTGGTTGCCTTAGGTGGCCCCCGAACTGATTGGCTAAAGAGCATGGCCGAAAGAGCCGGCGTCAGTGAGGCGCTGGTATGTGAAGGGCAGGTGCTCCTCTCTGATTTACCGGCCTATTACCGCGGCGCGGATGCAGTCGTGGTGGCCTCTCACCGTGAGGGCTTTGGCCTTGTGGGGCTGGAAGCGATGGCCTGCGGTGTGCCTGTGGTTTCGACCGGTGTGGGTGGAATGAAGAGCTATACAACCGATGGTGTAAATGCGCTGGTGGCCAAGGTTAAGGATCCGGCGAGTCTTACGGAAAAGCTAAAATGTGTGCTGAACGATAAAGCGATGCACAAGGCATTGGTGGCCGGAGGCTTAGAGACAGCTCAACGATTCAGTGTTGAATCATCGGCCCGAAAAGTGGCAGCGTTTTATGAGACAGTACTTGGCCTTAGAAGCGGAACATAA
- a CDS encoding O-antigen ligase family protein translates to MTDRFTPLSWVVVCCVAFSALVPDIGFHSPVGSDDCLPLIATCLAAFILMMRPLADPGPIVMVLMALFALGILANIFIPDFFLMKALMRGPARVGMYLVFVLGYASVVENLDARKVLSLCCLCALLEAVFGLSSFFLNYSGPWHVGVYFTEEPTQSLAGSGHGRIVGTFNTSNGQGMNFVSAYLMMFVPILFALGKTAEGWARQGWFLGSLIVAGAMLATYTRMSIVALLGGLIFALAILGRLKLIGSVVAAGALGILMTPGLAQRFLDKNDRIKLYAASIEAAMDSPWLGHGDTAYLEYIFANSNRYHTMFGVAGSTPHNSILYAFFRYGIGGAVLTALLLAVPILYFAVQVRRQTGKARILALAGVATFVSFALQSQTNNLLDIPKVTFYFFALWVGLRMVVIQASEQEAGKLS, encoded by the coding sequence ATGACGGATCGATTCACACCGTTGAGCTGGGTTGTTGTATGCTGTGTGGCGTTTTCGGCCTTGGTTCCTGATATTGGATTTCATTCCCCCGTGGGAAGTGACGACTGCCTGCCCCTGATTGCAACCTGCTTGGCCGCGTTTATTCTAATGATGAGACCGCTCGCTGACCCAGGGCCCATTGTGATGGTGTTGATGGCTCTGTTTGCACTCGGCATTTTAGCAAACATCTTTATTCCCGATTTCTTTCTCATGAAGGCCTTGATGCGCGGACCGGCTCGAGTTGGGATGTATCTCGTTTTTGTTTTGGGTTACGCCTCCGTTGTTGAAAACCTAGACGCACGTAAAGTTCTCTCTCTTTGCTGTTTATGCGCACTGCTGGAAGCCGTGTTTGGGTTGAGCTCATTTTTCCTCAACTACTCAGGCCCATGGCATGTTGGGGTTTATTTCACAGAAGAGCCTACACAAAGCTTGGCGGGCAGCGGACACGGCCGCATCGTTGGCACGTTCAACACCTCAAATGGGCAAGGAATGAACTTCGTATCGGCCTACCTGATGATGTTTGTACCTATTCTTTTTGCTCTTGGGAAAACCGCTGAGGGCTGGGCACGTCAGGGTTGGTTTTTAGGTAGCTTGATTGTGGCTGGAGCCATGTTGGCGACCTATACCCGTATGAGTATTGTGGCCCTCTTGGGCGGGCTCATTTTCGCCTTGGCAATCTTGGGTCGTTTAAAACTCATCGGCTCTGTGGTGGCAGCTGGTGCCTTGGGAATCTTGATGACTCCGGGGCTTGCTCAAAGGTTTCTGGATAAGAATGACCGAATCAAGCTTTATGCGGCATCGATAGAGGCTGCGATGGATAGCCCGTGGCTGGGTCACGGAGATACTGCATATCTCGAGTACATTTTTGCGAACTCCAATCGATACCATACGATGTTTGGTGTGGCTGGCAGCACTCCTCACAACTCCATTCTCTACGCATTTTTTCGTTATGGTATTGGGGGAGCGGTATTAACTGCACTTTTATTGGCCGTGCCGATTTTATATTTTGCGGTCCAGGTTCGCCGGCAAACGGGTAAGGCACGAATTTTAGCCTTGGCGGGTGTAGCAACTTTCGTAAGCTTTGCATTGCAGTCGCAAACGAATAATCTTTTAGATATCCCTAAAGTTACATTTTACTTCTTTGCGCTTTGGGTTGGTTTACGGATGGTCGTCATACAAGCCTCGGAGCAAGAGGCAGGAAAGCTGAGTTGA
- a CDS encoding PBP1A family penicillin-binding protein, with protein sequence MNRRQTTRSFKVRNPTKRSFLSRIFRLGIFLALTGAVAGGALAVSIYTYYAPTVPEFHSIDDYQPRVGTRIYSLDNQLIGEFAEERRVLVPVEKIPIQLFNAFISAEDKRFRTHMGVDILGVMQAIFDKIRKPGSKLRGASTISQQVAKSVLVAYESYESATERSLVRKIREAILALRLEAVLTKDQILYMYVNEIFLGHKAYGVQAAAEHYFRKNVWELSIAEMATFAGLPQRPSDYSPFSRPEAAYARRKYVLRRMKAEGYINQAEHDIALAEELTVYPRRELYLEVAPYFTEHIRRELVHRYGARAVLEEGLQVYTTLNTEYQKAAQVAVNKGLHDLDERQGFRGPLAHLLTKEIREEFRAASRIELGLVEGQPLELNANQTYVAQVTGFTKKGRQAKIDVAGLSGLLPLAGMRWARTPDPTQRWDGHYVRDTRRALKVGDVITVKTTTRKALSRDTHGWEVVDTVPKKGKIFRLVQQPIAQGSLMSVDPKTGYVVALIGGYHFEESSFNRAIQACREPGSAFKPVVYSAAIDKLDYTPSTLIDDKPFIRTDDNLRWKPNNAGQQFRGQLPMRTCLQDSINTPALRIADAVGIRDILRNAKRFGMKEKFYDTPDCRVENPPEECRFCFFKPELGTALGSSATTMEELIKIYVVLNQYGERRELKYIRRVVDRYGTVLEDKSAPTDATSDFGTRLDRAYQGFAQPTERTLDPASAFVMVSLLENVVESGTGIGATALGVPVAGKTGTTNDSYDAWFMAFTKNLVTGVWVGHDTKERPLGSGEFGGRTALPIWLKYMDKALRDYRRSGSPRLAEGSFTPPPGVVRVNIDPETGLLARPESARVATEYYRAGTEPVDFTPDQVVLDPNEMDLFGADTPL encoded by the coding sequence ATGAATCGACGCCAAACTACACGTTCATTCAAGGTAAGAAACCCCACCAAACGAAGCTTTCTCAGCCGTATTTTTCGGCTGGGCATTTTTCTAGCTTTGACTGGAGCGGTGGCCGGTGGCGCCTTGGCGGTGAGCATTTATACGTATTACGCTCCGACTGTTCCCGAGTTTCACTCGATAGACGATTATCAGCCGCGGGTTGGTACCCGAATTTATTCCTTGGACAATCAGTTAATTGGCGAGTTCGCTGAAGAGCGGCGAGTTTTAGTCCCAGTTGAGAAAATCCCGATCCAACTCTTCAACGCTTTCATCTCCGCCGAAGACAAGCGTTTTCGCACGCACATGGGCGTCGATATTCTTGGCGTCATGCAGGCTATATTCGACAAGATTCGAAAGCCTGGTTCAAAGCTACGAGGAGCTTCGACCATTTCCCAGCAGGTGGCCAAGAGCGTGCTGGTTGCTTACGAAAGCTATGAGTCTGCAACAGAGCGCTCTTTGGTTCGGAAGATTCGAGAAGCTATCTTGGCACTGCGCCTGGAAGCGGTGCTTACGAAAGACCAAATATTGTACATGTATGTGAACGAGATATTTCTTGGTCACAAAGCGTATGGCGTGCAGGCGGCAGCTGAGCATTATTTTAGAAAAAATGTTTGGGAACTCTCGATTGCTGAAATGGCTACGTTTGCCGGTCTACCTCAGCGGCCAAGTGATTACTCACCGTTCTCGCGTCCCGAAGCTGCTTACGCGCGGCGAAAATATGTGCTGAGACGAATGAAGGCCGAAGGTTATATCAACCAAGCAGAGCACGATATCGCCTTAGCTGAGGAGCTTACGGTCTATCCTCGCCGGGAGCTTTACCTCGAAGTTGCGCCGTATTTTACGGAACATATTCGACGCGAGTTGGTGCACCGTTATGGAGCACGGGCTGTCCTGGAAGAGGGCTTGCAGGTTTATACGACGCTTAACACGGAGTATCAGAAAGCTGCTCAAGTGGCGGTTAACAAAGGTCTCCACGACCTCGATGAACGCCAAGGCTTTAGAGGGCCGTTGGCACATCTGCTAACCAAAGAGATTCGTGAAGAATTTCGTGCAGCTTCTCGAATTGAACTCGGACTGGTTGAGGGTCAGCCCTTAGAGCTAAACGCGAATCAAACTTACGTGGCACAGGTAACGGGTTTTACGAAAAAAGGTCGCCAGGCTAAAATTGATGTTGCAGGTCTAAGCGGACTCTTGCCATTGGCTGGAATGCGGTGGGCTCGTACTCCTGACCCCACTCAGCGGTGGGATGGTCACTATGTTCGCGATACTCGCCGCGCTCTTAAAGTGGGCGATGTGATTACAGTGAAAACCACGACCCGTAAAGCACTGAGCCGTGACACCCACGGTTGGGAGGTAGTGGATACCGTTCCCAAAAAAGGAAAGATTTTTAGACTCGTACAGCAGCCGATTGCTCAAGGCTCATTGATGAGCGTGGATCCCAAAACAGGCTATGTGGTGGCGCTGATTGGTGGTTACCATTTCGAAGAGTCTAGCTTTAACCGTGCTATCCAGGCTTGCCGGGAGCCCGGCAGCGCATTCAAACCAGTTGTTTATTCAGCTGCCATCGATAAGCTTGACTACACGCCTTCAACGCTTATCGACGATAAACCATTTATTCGTACCGACGATAACCTCCGCTGGAAGCCTAACAACGCAGGGCAGCAGTTTCGCGGTCAATTACCGATGAGAACTTGTCTTCAAGATTCCATTAATACACCGGCGCTGCGTATCGCTGATGCGGTTGGTATCCGAGATATTTTGCGAAATGCTAAGCGCTTTGGGATGAAGGAAAAGTTCTACGACACCCCGGATTGCCGCGTGGAGAACCCGCCTGAAGAATGTCGATTTTGTTTTTTCAAGCCCGAGCTGGGCACAGCCCTTGGCTCTTCGGCGACGACCATGGAAGAGCTTATTAAAATTTATGTTGTCTTGAACCAGTATGGTGAGCGACGTGAACTGAAATACATCCGGCGTGTTGTTGATCGCTATGGTACCGTGCTTGAAGACAAGAGTGCTCCAACCGACGCGACCAGCGATTTTGGTACGCGCTTAGACAGAGCCTACCAAGGTTTTGCACAGCCGACTGAGCGAACATTGGACCCAGCATCAGCATTTGTGATGGTGAGCTTGCTGGAGAATGTTGTGGAGTCAGGAACCGGTATTGGAGCGACTGCTCTGGGAGTACCAGTGGCCGGTAAAACAGGGACCACGAACGATTCCTACGATGCATGGTTTATGGCATTTACGAAGAACCTAGTAACTGGGGTTTGGGTGGGTCACGATACGAAGGAAAGGCCCCTTGGCAGTGGTGAATTCGGAGGCCGGACGGCATTACCGATATGGCTGAAGTATATGGATAAGGCGCTTCGCGATTATCGGCGCTCGGGTTCACCAAGGTTAGCGGAAGGCTCATTTACGCCGCCCCCTGGAGTTGTTCGTGTTAATATCGATCCTGAAACGGGGTTACTGGCACGCCCTGAGTCAGCGCGCGTTGCCACGGAATATTATCGCGCAGGCACCGAGCCAGTCGACTTCACACCTGATCAGGTGGTGTTAGACCCGAACGAAATGGATCTTTTCGGAGCAGACACTCCGCTTTAA